In a genomic window of Pelotomaculum thermopropionicum SI:
- a CDS encoding molybdopterin biosynthesis enzyme (COG0303, MoeA, containing Periplasmic molybdate-binding domain (COG1910)), with product MKQKVYLDDLPWEEALERYLSYLREAGSLSPGRPELVPVEKALGRVTATPVYAIVSSPHYHASAMDGLAVRSADTYGASETAPKRLKVGEEAIAVDTGDPLPEGFDAVIMIEDVHYVQPDVIEIISAVPPWQHVRVVGEDVVATEMILPASHRIRPVDIGAVLAGGVNSIYVHPRPRVAILPTGTELVQPGAELKPGDIIEYNSRMLGAMVESWGAVPLRKEITADNFESLKKAVHDAVDEADVVLVNAGSSAGREDFTAGVIASLGKVLVHGVAIKPGKPVILGEVRGKPVVGVPGYPVSAYLGLELFVKPVVYGKLGTVPPAPEKIEAVVSRKMFSPLGVEEFVRVKLGQVGDKVIATPVSRGAGVLTSLVRADGIIRVPRLSEGYNAGEAAPVELLRPAGEIRETTVIIGSHDIALDVLANFLRQKYPAATLSSAHVGSLGGLAALRRGEAHCAGVHLLDEETGDYNVSYIKRYLPGIKVYLVNLVYREQGLILARGNPKKICGLEDLVREDVRFVNRQRGAGTRILLDYRLKEMGLDPARIRGYDYEEYTHMAVAAAVKAGAADAGLGIRAAAQALDLDFIGIGEERYDLCVPAGHWDTPYIRRLLEVMAMPEFQEEVRKLGGYDLRDCGRVMWHNDM from the coding sequence ATGAAGCAAAAGGTTTATCTGGACGACCTGCCCTGGGAGGAGGCGCTGGAGCGCTACCTTAGTTATCTCCGGGAAGCCGGTTCGCTCAGTCCAGGGCGGCCTGAGCTGGTTCCCGTGGAAAAGGCGCTCGGCAGGGTTACGGCAACTCCGGTATATGCCATAGTATCTTCCCCCCATTACCATGCCTCTGCCATGGACGGGCTGGCGGTGCGTTCGGCCGATACCTACGGGGCTTCCGAAACGGCTCCGAAACGCCTGAAGGTGGGGGAGGAAGCGATTGCAGTGGATACCGGCGATCCCCTGCCGGAAGGCTTCGATGCCGTCATTATGATTGAGGACGTGCACTATGTGCAGCCCGACGTGATAGAGATCATCAGCGCCGTTCCGCCCTGGCAGCACGTGCGGGTAGTGGGGGAGGACGTGGTTGCCACCGAAATGATCTTACCGGCCAGCCACCGGATCAGGCCTGTCGACATCGGCGCCGTTCTGGCCGGCGGGGTGAACAGCATTTACGTCCATCCCCGCCCCAGGGTGGCTATTTTACCTACCGGCACCGAACTGGTGCAGCCGGGCGCGGAATTAAAACCGGGCGATATTATCGAATACAACTCCCGCATGCTGGGGGCAATGGTGGAGAGCTGGGGCGCCGTGCCGCTGCGCAAGGAAATAACGGCGGACAATTTTGAAAGCCTTAAGAAGGCGGTGCATGACGCTGTGGACGAAGCCGACGTGGTGCTGGTCAACGCCGGGTCGTCGGCGGGCAGGGAGGATTTTACCGCCGGCGTCATTGCCTCCCTGGGAAAGGTTCTGGTCCACGGCGTGGCAATTAAGCCCGGCAAGCCGGTAATCCTGGGGGAGGTGAGGGGCAAACCGGTGGTGGGCGTGCCGGGTTATCCGGTGTCGGCCTACCTTGGCCTGGAGCTGTTTGTGAAGCCGGTGGTGTACGGCAAACTGGGTACCGTGCCACCGGCGCCGGAAAAGATTGAGGCGGTTGTCTCCAGGAAGATGTTTTCCCCGCTGGGCGTGGAGGAGTTTGTGCGGGTCAAGCTCGGCCAGGTGGGCGACAAGGTCATCGCCACGCCGGTATCCCGCGGGGCGGGCGTGCTGACCTCCCTGGTGAGGGCGGACGGCATAATCCGGGTGCCCCGCCTGTCCGAAGGCTATAACGCAGGTGAGGCGGCGCCGGTGGAACTGTTGAGGCCTGCCGGTGAAATCAGGGAGACCACCGTGATAATCGGCAGTCACGACATTGCCCTGGACGTGCTGGCCAATTTCCTGCGCCAGAAATATCCCGCCGCCACCCTTTCCTCGGCCCACGTCGGCAGCCTGGGCGGCCTTGCCGCCCTCAGGCGGGGGGAAGCCCACTGCGCCGGGGTGCACCTTCTGGATGAGGAGACGGGCGACTACAACGTTTCTTATATTAAAAGGTACCTGCCCGGCATAAAAGTCTACCTGGTCAATCTGGTTTACCGGGAACAGGGGCTGATTCTGGCCAGGGGCAATCCGAAGAAGATTTGCGGCCTGGAAGACCTGGTCAGGGAGGACGTCCGCTTTGTCAACCGCCAGCGCGGCGCAGGCACCAGGATCCTGCTGGACTACCGCCTGAAGGAAATGGGGCTGGACCCGGCCCGCATCCGCGGCTACGATTACGAGGAGTACACCCATATGGCCGTAGCGGCGGCGGTGAAAGCCGGCGCGGCGGACGCCGGCCTGGGCATCCGGGCTGCAGCTCAGGCGTTGGACCTGGATTTCATCGGCATCGGGGAGGAGCGCTACGACCTTTGCGTGCCCGCCGGGCACTGGGATACCCCGTATATCCGCAGGCTGCTGGAGGTTATGGCAATGCCGGAGTTCCAGGAAGAGGTAAGGAAGCTTGGCGGCTACGACCTGCGTGACTGCGGCAGGGTAATGTGGCACAATGATATGTAA
- the MoeA gene encoding molybdopterin biosynthesis enzyme — protein MAELFKALTVEEARVAVARYLPGKRPGVRLPLLESLGRRLAADVRAPEDVPGFDRSTVDGYAVRARDTYGATEGLPSYLDVAGEVLMGREPEGTVSPGQAWRIATGGMLPPGADAVVMLEYTEELDCRTIGVTRPVAPGENVIRKGEDIAAGEIALPAGHRIRPQDMGMLSSVGVSEVEVELPVRVGIISTGDELVSPGERPVPGQVRDINSYTLYGAVAACGGEPRLYGIVGDDYEKLKRTLELALSENDMVLLSGGSSVGTRDVAALAIDSAGEPGVLFHGISVKPGKPTIGAVVNGKPVFGLPGHPASAMVVFELMVAPLVRSGGYAAGEKEMREALTAFPLRAVLTRSLHSAAGREDFIRVRLHCKDGRLFAEPVLGKSGLISTMVKADGLARIPPGKEGVEAGEIVEVKLF, from the coding sequence ATGGCCGAACTTTTTAAAGCGCTGACGGTGGAGGAGGCGAGGGTTGCGGTGGCGCGTTACCTGCCGGGCAAAAGGCCCGGCGTCAGGTTGCCCCTCCTGGAGAGCCTGGGCCGCCGCCTGGCCGCAGACGTGCGGGCGCCCGAAGATGTTCCCGGTTTCGACCGTTCTACCGTAGACGGCTATGCCGTGCGGGCCCGTGACACCTACGGCGCCACCGAGGGCCTTCCCTCTTACCTGGACGTTGCCGGCGAGGTGCTGATGGGGAGGGAACCGGAAGGCACGGTGAGTCCCGGCCAGGCCTGGCGCATTGCCACCGGCGGGATGCTGCCGCCCGGTGCCGACGCCGTGGTAATGCTGGAATACACGGAGGAACTGGACTGCCGCACCATTGGGGTGACCAGGCCGGTAGCCCCCGGAGAAAACGTAATCCGTAAGGGTGAAGACATTGCCGCGGGCGAAATTGCCCTGCCCGCGGGGCACCGGATCAGGCCGCAGGATATGGGAATGCTTTCATCTGTTGGAGTTAGCGAGGTTGAGGTGGAGCTTCCCGTCAGAGTCGGAATAATCTCCACCGGCGATGAACTGGTAAGCCCCGGGGAGCGTCCCGTGCCCGGCCAGGTGCGCGACATCAACTCCTATACCCTGTACGGGGCGGTGGCGGCATGCGGGGGGGAGCCCCGTCTGTACGGCATTGTCGGGGACGATTACGAAAAGCTGAAAAGAACTCTGGAACTGGCGCTTTCGGAGAACGACATGGTGCTCCTGTCCGGAGGCAGTTCGGTCGGTACCAGGGACGTGGCCGCCTTGGCCATCGATTCGGCGGGAGAGCCCGGCGTGCTTTTCCACGGCATTTCGGTAAAGCCGGGCAAGCCCACCATAGGCGCGGTCGTGAACGGCAAGCCGGTTTTCGGCCTGCCCGGCCATCCGGCATCGGCAATGGTTGTGTTTGAGCTGATGGTGGCCCCCCTGGTCCGCTCCGGCGGCTATGCGGCAGGCGAAAAAGAAATGAGGGAGGCCCTAACCGCTTTTCCCCTGCGGGCCGTACTTACCCGCAGCCTTCATTCCGCTGCCGGGCGCGAGGATTTTATCCGGGTCAGACTGCACTGCAAAGACGGCCGGTTGTTTGCCGAGCCGGTGCTGGGGAAGTCCGGCCTGATTTCAACCATGGTCAAGGCCGACGGCCTGGCCCGCATTCCTCCCGGCAAGGAGGGCGTCGAGGCCGGAGAGATTGTGGAAGTGAAGCTTTTTTAG
- the ThiF gene encoding dinucleotide-utilizing enzymes (involved in molybdopterin and thiamine biosynthesis family 2), producing the protein MQERGNLTEEQRQRYQRNILLAGVGPEGQEKLLRSSVLLVGTGGLGSPAAFYLAAAGVGRIGLIDGDTVSLSNLQRQILHTTADLGRAKVISAGEKLKALNPELRLETYQEVFNESVAEGLIKKYDFVIDCTDNFPSRFIINRACVRLKKPFVYGGVLAWAGQTFTVMPGEGPCFECIFREAPSADAPTTSEVGVLGAVPGVIGTIQAAEAIRFILGIGELLVGRILTYDALSASFYEVTVSRDGNCPACGQRG; encoded by the coding sequence TTGCAAGAACGGGGTAATCTAACCGAAGAGCAGCGCCAGCGCTATCAAAGAAACATCCTGCTGGCAGGAGTAGGCCCGGAAGGGCAGGAGAAGCTGCTCCGCTCAAGCGTGTTGCTGGTTGGAACAGGCGGCCTGGGTTCACCTGCCGCGTTTTACCTTGCCGCCGCCGGGGTGGGCAGGATAGGGCTGATAGACGGCGATACCGTATCCCTGTCAAACCTGCAGCGACAAATCCTGCACACCACGGCCGACCTTGGGCGGGCCAAGGTGATTTCGGCCGGGGAAAAGCTGAAGGCGCTCAATCCGGAGCTGCGGCTGGAAACCTACCAGGAGGTATTTAACGAAAGCGTTGCCGAAGGCTTAATAAAAAAATACGATTTTGTCATTGACTGCACCGACAATTTTCCGTCGCGTTTCATCATCAACCGGGCCTGCGTCAGGCTGAAAAAGCCTTTTGTTTACGGAGGAGTGCTGGCCTGGGCAGGCCAGACCTTCACGGTGATGCCCGGGGAAGGCCCCTGTTTTGAGTGCATATTCAGGGAGGCGCCTTCGGCCGATGCCCCCACCACCTCAGAAGTAGGCGTTCTCGGCGCCGTGCCCGGCGTGATCGGTACAATCCAGGCAGCGGAGGCAATCCGCTTCATTCTGGGGATCGGGGAGCTGTTGGTGGGCCGGATCCTTACCTACGATGCCCTGTCTGCCAGCTTTTACGAGGTGACGGTAAGCCGTGACGGGAATTGCCCGGCCTGCGGACAAAGGGGGTAG
- the MobB gene encoding molybdopterin-guanine dinucleotide biosynthesis protein, whose translation MEKSIPVIGLAGYSGSGKTTFLEKLVGELKSRGYRVGVVKHTHQQVQFDQPGKDTWRFARAGADVVALAAPGGVKVVRQFEGDPAPEEVLAMISGVDLVIVEGYKRGKWPKIEVFHRGVSRRPAVPPEELLAVVGEASPGGRVTHFSFDHAAGVADLIEREILKK comes from the coding sequence ATGGAAAAGAGCATCCCTGTCATCGGCCTGGCCGGCTATTCCGGTTCCGGCAAAACCACCTTTCTGGAAAAACTGGTCGGCGAACTGAAGAGCCGCGGCTACCGGGTTGGCGTGGTCAAGCACACCCACCAGCAGGTACAGTTCGATCAACCGGGCAAGGACACCTGGCGCTTTGCCCGGGCCGGCGCCGACGTTGTTGCTCTGGCCGCGCCCGGCGGGGTAAAGGTGGTCAGGCAGTTTGAAGGTGATCCTGCGCCGGAGGAAGTGCTGGCAATGATAAGCGGGGTTGATCTTGTTATTGTGGAGGGATACAAAAGGGGAAAGTGGCCCAAGATAGAAGTTTTCCACCGGGGTGTATCCCGGCGGCCTGCCGTGCCGCCGGAAGAGCTTCTGGCGGTGGTCGGCGAGGCTTCGCCCGGCGGCCGGGTGACGCATTTTTCCTTTGATCATGCCGCCGGTGTGGCCGACTTGATAGAGAGGGAAATTTTAAAAAAATGA
- a CDS encoding hypothetical membrane protein, producing the protein MIKGKMRHPAAGRSLADHRQKLFRRHGRPPGYTPVENFYLGPLSPFVSLHNNKINPAYHCQHFLRRRITFKLPDHLYPAGRGQSNNVGAGPGKAPGVLARLIELYLLVGVLDHANPVAAALQFADQFFQKGGFAGTGIAGQADDRDALFHLSLRLRDYFDGISGLNLPAGQNADENALPGHDAVPCLVVNGASGMAFLSNLGDLAYRLAADFQAGAQGQAGQVDSLGGEVLGKIPGPYIQPHCPHFFYAFHS; encoded by the coding sequence ATGATCAAAGGAAAAATGCGTCACCCGGCCGCCGGGCGAAGCCTCGCCGACCACCGCCAGAAGCTCTTCCGGCGGCACGGCAGGCCGCCGGGATACACCCCGGTGGAAAACTTCTATCTTGGGCCACTTTCCCCTTTTGTATCCCTCCACAATAACAAGATCAACCCCGCTTATCATTGCCAGCACTTCCTCCGGCGCAGGATCACCTTCAAACTGCCTGACCACCTTTACCCCGCCGGGCGCGGCCAGAGCAACAACGTCGGCGCCGGCCCGGGCAAAGCGCCAGGTGTCCTTGCCCGGTTGATCGAACTGTACCTGCTGGTGGGTGTGCTTGACCACGCCAACCCGGTAGCCGCGGCTCTTCAGTTCGCCGACCAGTTTTTCCAGAAAGGTGGTTTTGCCGGAACCGGAATAGCCGGCCAGGCCGATGACAGGGATGCTCTTTTCCATTTAAGCCTCCGTTTGCGGGATTATTTCGATGGGATCTCCGGCCTTAACCTTCCCGCCGGTCAGAACGCGGATGAAAATGCCCTCCCTGGGCATGACGCAGTCCCCTGCCTGGTAGTAAATGGCGCATCGGGTATGGCATTCCTTTCCAATCTGGGTGACCTCGCCTACCGCCTCGCTGCCGATTTTCAAGCGGGTGCCCAAGGGCAGGCCGGTCAGGTCGATTCCCTCGGTGGTGAGGTTCTCGGCAAAATCCCCGGGCCCTACATCCAGCCCCATTGCCCGCATTTTTTCTATGCTTTCCATTCCTAA
- a CDS encoding hypothetical protein (containing partial COG2258, Uncharacterized protein conserved in bacteria), producing the protein MGIIRAVCISPEKGMRKKDVGEGLLIEGHGLANDAHAGPWHRQVSLLGMESIEKMRAMGLDVGPGDFAENLTTEGIDLTGLPLGTRLKIGSEAVGEVTQIGKECHTRCAIYYQAGDCVMPREGIFIRVLTGGKVKAGDPIEIIPQTEA; encoded by the coding sequence ATGGGTATAATAAGGGCAGTGTGCATTAGTCCGGAAAAAGGAATGCGGAAAAAAGACGTGGGCGAAGGGCTGCTGATTGAGGGGCACGGCCTTGCGAACGATGCCCACGCCGGGCCGTGGCACCGCCAGGTCAGCCTTTTAGGAATGGAAAGCATAGAAAAAATGCGGGCAATGGGGCTGGATGTAGGGCCCGGGGATTTTGCCGAGAACCTCACCACCGAGGGAATCGACCTGACCGGCCTGCCCTTGGGCACCCGCTTGAAAATCGGCAGCGAGGCGGTAGGCGAGGTCACCCAGATTGGAAAGGAATGCCATACCCGATGCGCCATTTACTACCAGGCAGGGGACTGCGTCATGCCCAGGGAGGGCATTTTCATCCGCGTTCTGACCGGCGGGAAGGTTAAGGCCGGAGATCCCATCGAAATAATCCCGCAAACGGAGGCTTAA
- the MoaA gene encoding molybdenum cofactor biosynthesis enzyme — translation MQDTYQREINYLRISVTDRCNLRCVYCMPEEGVRSLPHGEILRLEEIETVVRAAALTGVKKIRLTGGEPLVRKGLEELVRRVSGIPGIDDIALTTNGLLLPSRAKALKEAGVKRVNVSLDTLRADRYAEITRGGNLAGAWEGIQSALDAGLHPVKLNTVIIRGFNEDEVVAMAMLTINRPLHVRFIELMPIGSSSSWAAGRYVPAAEVMDAISAKLGPLVPARQPAGGGPAKYYRLKDAAGTVGFITSMSEHFCHRCNRLRLTASGGLRPCLYDGREIDLKAPLREGAGTREIAALIMEAIALKPDRHHMLEGWRDRRQMSQIGG, via the coding sequence ATGCAAGATACCTATCAGAGGGAAATTAACTATCTGAGAATTTCAGTTACCGACCGGTGCAACCTGCGCTGCGTTTATTGCATGCCGGAAGAAGGCGTGCGGTCGCTTCCGCACGGTGAAATCCTGCGGCTGGAGGAAATAGAGACGGTTGTCCGGGCCGCAGCCCTCACCGGGGTAAAAAAAATCCGCCTGACCGGGGGCGAGCCGCTGGTGCGCAAGGGCCTGGAGGAGCTGGTGCGGCGCGTTTCCGGCATCCCGGGAATAGACGACATAGCCCTGACCACAAATGGGCTGCTCCTGCCGTCGCGGGCGAAGGCTTTAAAGGAGGCCGGCGTAAAGAGGGTCAACGTCAGCCTGGACACCCTGAGGGCCGACCGCTACGCCGAAATTACCCGGGGGGGAAACCTGGCCGGGGCCTGGGAGGGCATCCAGTCTGCCCTGGACGCCGGCCTGCACCCGGTTAAACTGAATACTGTTATTATCCGCGGCTTCAACGAGGACGAGGTGGTGGCCATGGCCATGCTAACCATAAACAGGCCGCTGCACGTCCGCTTTATTGAGCTGATGCCCATCGGTTCCTCCAGTTCATGGGCGGCCGGGCGGTATGTGCCCGCTGCCGAAGTAATGGATGCAATAAGCGCCAAGCTGGGGCCCCTGGTTCCGGCCAGACAGCCGGCCGGAGGCGGCCCGGCCAAGTACTACCGGTTGAAGGACGCTGCAGGAACGGTTGGCTTCATCACTTCCATGAGCGAACATTTCTGCCACAGGTGCAACCGCCTGCGCCTGACTGCCAGCGGGGGCTTGAGGCCCTGCCTATACGACGGGCGGGAGATAGATTTGAAGGCCCCGCTGCGGGAGGGCGCGGGGACCAGGGAGATTGCGGCCTTGATAATGGAAGCTATTGCTTTAAAGCCCGACCGGCATCACATGCTCGAAGGATGGCGGGACAGGCGGCAGATGTCCCAGATCGGGGGGTAG
- the TupA gene encoding ABC-type tungstate transport system, periplasmic component, with translation MDVYWQGLAEALRLLLSRDREVLEIVLRTIQVSGTATIISVLIGLPAGAFLALASFPGRRLVVSTVNFGMGLPPVVVGLAVWLALARYGPLGILGLLYTPTAMITAQVIIAAPIVTGFAIAAIQSLNPKIRLQILALGASRLQLLWLLLREARLGLLAAVMAGFGGAISEVGASIMVGGNLEGYTRVLTTAIVLEVGKGEWEIATALSIILLIISFGITAVLTTVQQRGKK, from the coding sequence TTGGACGTATACTGGCAGGGTCTGGCGGAGGCGCTCCGCCTCCTGCTTAGCAGAGACCGCGAAGTTCTGGAAATAGTGCTGCGCACCATTCAGGTTTCCGGCACGGCCACAATTATCAGCGTTTTGATAGGCCTGCCGGCGGGCGCCTTTCTGGCCCTGGCCTCTTTTCCGGGGCGGCGGCTGGTGGTAAGCACGGTTAATTTCGGCATGGGGCTGCCTCCGGTAGTGGTTGGCCTGGCAGTCTGGCTGGCGCTGGCCCGCTACGGCCCTCTGGGCATCCTGGGCCTGCTTTACACTCCCACGGCCATGATTACCGCCCAGGTAATCATTGCCGCGCCGATTGTCACCGGGTTTGCCATTGCCGCCATCCAGTCCCTGAATCCTAAAATCAGGCTTCAAATTTTGGCCCTGGGCGCCTCGCGGCTGCAACTGCTCTGGCTGCTTTTGCGGGAGGCCAGGCTGGGCCTTCTGGCCGCCGTTATGGCCGGTTTCGGCGGCGCCATTTCCGAGGTCGGCGCTTCAATAATGGTGGGGGGCAACCTTGAGGGCTACACCAGGGTGCTGACCACTGCCATTGTGCTGGAGGTCGGTAAAGGGGAATGGGAAATTGCCACCGCCCTGAGCATCATTTTACTGATTATTTCTTTTGGAATTACCGCCGTCTTAACAACGGTGCAGCAGCGGGGGAAGAAATAA
- the ModE gene encoding N-terminal domain of molybdenum-binding protein, which yields MPGNKAGCGRSGSLLSPGYKIWLEKEGAILGEGLFELLSKISSAGSISQAAREMGMSYRAAWGKIRLAEKRLGLPLVITQVGGELGGGARLTPQADELMEKFSRLRREARAFIDNLFNEIFRGWPGP from the coding sequence ATGCCCGGGAACAAAGCAGGCTGTGGCCGCTCAGGCAGCCTATTAAGCCCGGGGTACAAAATCTGGCTGGAGAAGGAAGGAGCAATTTTAGGCGAGGGACTGTTTGAACTTCTTTCTAAAATTTCCAGCGCAGGTTCCATCTCCCAGGCAGCCAGGGAAATGGGCATGTCTTACCGGGCTGCCTGGGGCAAGATAAGGCTGGCAGAAAAGCGCCTGGGGCTTCCGCTGGTGATTACCCAGGTGGGCGGGGAACTGGGCGGAGGGGCAAGGCTAACTCCGCAGGCGGATGAACTGATGGAAAAGTTCAGCAGGCTGCGGCGTGAAGCCCGCGCTTTTATAGATAATCTGTTTAATGAAATATTCCGGGGCTGGCCAGGCCCTTAA
- the MoaD gene encoding molybdopterin converting factor, small subunit: MQVEVRVYCGLESFIPGTKFGQAIPVEITENFTGRMLLEKLNIPEKMAFSFMVNGVHKGFDVVLADGDRVSIFPPVGGG; this comes from the coding sequence TTGCAGGTGGAAGTAAGGGTCTATTGCGGCCTTGAAAGCTTCATCCCGGGCACCAAATTCGGGCAGGCCATACCGGTCGAAATAACCGAGAATTTCACCGGGCGGATGCTTTTGGAAAAGCTGAACATCCCCGAGAAAATGGCCTTTTCCTTTATGGTAAACGGCGTTCACAAGGGATTTGACGTAGTCCTTGCCGATGGTGACAGGGTTTCCATCTTTCCTCCGGTTGGTGGAGGTTAA
- a CDS encoding ATP-utilizing enzymes of the PP-loop superfamily produces the protein MTTNTFTPTRTTTNGPCTSTTTSTATGTSGTATGMPTGTVTATRAGMSMTAATAMCMSTIMTMSTAMNTATCVMMVKKQRSSEKAGLMNKLTEKLEVLKEILKSCGSVLVAFSGGADSTLLLKVARDVLGDKVLAVTAASEIYPPGEAAEAGELARAIGAEHIVFTAKGLKSAAFRNNPPDRCYHCKKEIYTELLKLARERGIKCVADGVNADDAADYRPGIRAGIELGVKAPLKEAGLTKQEIHALSRQLGLPTAGKPANPCLASRFPYGTEITRKGLEMVHAAEEFLRGLGIAQLRVRHHGNLARIEVPPDCLGLMVEKSAETVAKFKEIGYNYVTLDLQGYRTGSMNETLNFSSFK, from the coding sequence ATGACCACGAACACGTTCACGCCCACCCGCACGACCACGAACGGGCCGTGCACGTCCACGACCACGAGCACAGCCACGGGCACATCCGGCACAGCCACCGGCATGCCCACGGGCACGGTCACGGCCACCAGGGCGGGCATGAGCATGACCGCAGCCACGGCCATGTGCATGAGCACGATCATGACCATGAGCACGGCCATGAACACGGCCACCTGTGTGATGATGGTAAAAAAACAGAGGAGCAGTGAAAAGGCCGGTCTCATGAACAAATTAACTGAAAAGCTGGAAGTTTTAAAAGAGATATTAAAGAGCTGCGGGAGCGTGCTGGTGGCTTTTTCCGGTGGGGCCGACAGTACACTTCTGCTGAAAGTTGCCCGTGATGTCCTGGGCGATAAGGTCCTGGCCGTGACTGCCGCTTCGGAAATTTATCCGCCCGGCGAGGCCGCGGAGGCCGGGGAACTGGCCCGGGCGATCGGGGCGGAGCACATCGTTTTTACGGCAAAGGGGCTTAAAAGTGCAGCTTTCCGGAACAACCCCCCGGACCGGTGCTATCACTGCAAGAAGGAAATTTACACCGAACTGTTGAAGCTGGCCCGGGAAAGAGGGATCAAATGCGTGGCAGACGGCGTCAATGCCGATGACGCGGCCGACTACCGGCCCGGCATCCGCGCCGGCATTGAGCTGGGAGTAAAGGCACCGCTGAAGGAGGCCGGTTTGACAAAACAGGAAATTCACGCCCTTTCCCGGCAACTGGGCCTGCCTACCGCCGGAAAGCCGGCCAACCCGTGCCTGGCCTCCCGGTTCCCCTACGGTACGGAAATTACCAGAAAGGGCCTGGAGATGGTGCACGCGGCCGAGGAGTTTCTCAGGGGGCTGGGGATAGCTCAGCTCAGGGTGAGGCACCACGGCAACCTGGCGCGCATAGAGGTTCCCCCTGACTGCCTGGGGCTGATGGTTGAAAAATCGGCTGAAACCGTAGCAAAATTTAAAGAGATTGGCTATAATTATGTTACGCTTGATTTGCAGGGGTACCGCACCGGCAGCATGAATGAAACCTTAAATTTTTCTAGCTTTAAATAG